One Spiroplasma endosymbiont of Nebria brevicollis DNA window includes the following coding sequences:
- a CDS encoding type Z 30S ribosomal protein S14, translating into MAKTSLKIRQAHKPKFSTQAYTRCQKCGRPHAVIRKFMLCRICFRGLAYQGQIPGIRKSSW; encoded by the coding sequence ATGGCAAAGACTTCATTAAAAATAAGACAAGCCCATAAACCAAAGTTTAGTACACAAGCATACACACGTTGTCAAAAATGTGGCCGTCCTCATGCGGTTATTCGTAAGTTTATGTTATGCCGTATTTGCTTTCGTGGTTTAGCATACCAAGGACAAATCCCTGGTATTAGAAAATCATCATGATAG
- the rpsH gene encoding 30S ribosomal protein S8, with translation MMTDPISNMLTVIRNAITAPDSSKHRVVSVPSSKELVKIAEILMKNGYIEKYRITEEALKKPKLEMLLVHTGKSSILGLKRISKPGLRMYTKYKELPTVLNGYGIAIISTSKGLMTNKQAKKLKNFKIVII, from the coding sequence ATGATGACAGATCCAATAAGTAATATGCTTACCGTTATTCGTAACGCTATTACTGCCCCAGATAGTAGTAAACACAGAGTAGTTAGTGTACCTTCTTCAAAAGAATTAGTTAAAATTGCTGAAATCTTAATGAAAAATGGTTACATTGAAAAATATCGTATCACTGAAGAAGCATTAAAAAAACCTAAATTAGAAATGTTACTAGTACATACTGGTAAAAGTTCAATCCTTGGATTAAAAAGAATTTCGAAACCAGGATTAAGAATGTATACAAAATATAAAGAACTTCCTACTGTTTTAAATGGTTACGGAATCGCAATCATTTCCACATCAAAAGGTCTTATGACAAATAAACAAGCAAAAAAACTAAAGAATTTTAAAATAGTGATAATATAA
- a CDS encoding GNAT family N-acetyltransferase has translation MIRHAKPNETVENIAIIINIFYEVYRSSKSKTFAKYSDSEKINLLKQIFLMKNHYFSYENYIVHEENGHINGITLVVLHQESYQLKVNTFKILSKIFQIDLDFEIENESKEKEVYLDTFGVKSDFQGQGIGTKIMLFIVEQYQEQSDISYLSLNVSFKNDKARKLYERVGFQKNGELSINYHPFYHIINLVRRSDIRDRTCNAESNIVGIPYTHRKRKTIYD, from the coding sequence ATGATTCGTCATGCCAAACCTAATGAAACCGTTGAAAATATAGCCATAATAATTAATATTTTTTATGAAGTTTATCGTTCATCAAAAAGTAAAACCTTTGCCAAATATAGTGATAGTGAAAAAATAAATCTGCTTAAACAAATTTTCTTAATGAAAAATCACTATTTTAGTTATGAAAATTATATTGTTCATGAAGAAAATGGACACATTAATGGTATTACCTTAGTTGTTTTGCATCAAGAAAGTTATCAATTAAAAGTTAATACTTTTAAAATTTTATCTAAAATTTTCCAAATTGATTTAGACTTTGAAATTGAAAATGAATCAAAGGAAAAGGAAGTATACTTAGATACATTTGGTGTTAAAAGTGATTTTCAAGGTCAAGGCATTGGGACAAAGATAATGTTATTTATTGTTGAACAGTATCAAGAACAATCAGATATTAGTTATTTATCACTTAATGTTAGTTTTAAAAATGATAAAGCTCGGAAATTATATGAACGAGTAGGTTTTCAAAAAAATGGTGAATTAAGTATTAATTATCATCCTTTTTATCATATTATTAATTTAGTTAGGAGGTCAGACATCAGGGATAGAACTTGTAACGCTGAATCTAACATCGTTGGAATCCCCTACACACATAGAAAAAGGAAGACCATTTATGACTAA
- a CDS encoding ribonuclease J, whose product MAKIKVFALGGLDERGKNLYVVEVNEKIFLFDAGIRLPEREILGIDIIIPDYTYLKENKQRIQGIFISKPSDDTFGALPYLLKDFNKDKSNHKVPIFASKLTDFMIRQKLERFRFINQNEISIKSIQPNEKMNFGNVSVETFKTTTSIPGSLGFVLTVNNEEKNQSAERIVYTGDYIFDGEYRNDFATDIPHLASVAKNDVLLLISEASCAVRKNFTAPNHKIQKIIEPVLKEAPGRVILACYDQDLYRVNEILNAIQETDSKRKIAVYGVTLYDILLKVNDLNAFNFNKSLLINLAQTVGIKDTVIIVTGSGERLFLKMNKIAVGNDDYLKLEPQDTVILATPPIPGNELAHASLLDELARTDVKVISISEKQVWSLNASYEDIKLMVNIIQPKYFLPVKGLYKDFVAAQQAAISAGVLDNNALIHDNGEVITFENGKLVDNFVKATFNRTSSIGDRNFNTIKSTENLIKTGDVYVDGIGVGDIGAIVINERKQLQRDGVLITGVTIDRKTKEIISLIDAQMRGVIYLTNNEGMLKSIQKIIINVIEKYKASNTFSINEVKNKMRNDLQDYIKKETGKLPMILTVINEI is encoded by the coding sequence ATGGCAAAGATAAAAGTATTTGCACTGGGCGGTCTTGATGAACGTGGCAAGAATTTATATGTTGTAGAAGTAAATGAAAAAATATTTCTTTTTGATGCAGGAATTAGACTACCAGAACGAGAAATCTTAGGAATTGATATTATTATTCCTGATTATACTTATTTAAAAGAAAATAAACAACGTATTCAAGGAATTTTTATTTCAAAACCATCAGATGACACCTTTGGTGCTTTACCTTATTTATTAAAAGATTTTAATAAAGATAAAAGTAATCATAAAGTTCCTATTTTTGCTAGCAAATTGACTGACTTCATGATTAGACAAAAATTAGAACGTTTTCGTTTTATTAATCAAAATGAAATTAGTATTAAAAGTATTCAACCAAATGAAAAAATGAATTTCGGTAATGTTAGTGTTGAAACTTTCAAAACCACAACTTCAATTCCTGGCAGTTTAGGATTTGTACTAACTGTTAATAATGAAGAAAAAAATCAATCAGCAGAACGAATTGTTTATACAGGAGATTATATTTTTGATGGTGAATACCGCAATGATTTTGCTACTGATATTCCCCATTTAGCAAGCGTCGCTAAAAATGATGTCTTGTTATTAATTAGTGAAGCATCATGTGCTGTCAGAAAAAACTTTACAGCTCCTAATCATAAAATTCAAAAAATTATTGAACCAGTATTAAAAGAAGCCCCAGGAAGAGTTATTCTTGCTTGTTATGATCAAGATTTGTATCGTGTTAATGAAATCTTAAATGCCATTCAAGAAACTGATTCGAAACGTAAAATTGCTGTTTATGGTGTAACGTTATATGATATTTTATTAAAAGTTAATGATTTAAATGCTTTTAATTTTAATAAATCACTACTAATTAACTTAGCACAAACGGTTGGTATAAAAGACACAGTTATTATTGTTACTGGTAGTGGTGAACGGTTATTCTTAAAAATGAATAAAATTGCTGTTGGTAATGATGACTATTTGAAATTAGAACCACAAGATACAGTAATTTTAGCAACGCCACCGATTCCAGGTAATGAATTAGCACATGCTTCGTTACTAGATGAGTTAGCAAGGACTGATGTTAAGGTTATTAGTATTTCTGAAAAACAAGTTTGAAGTTTAAATGCTTCATATGAAGATATTAAATTAATGGTTAACATTATTCAACCTAAATACTTTTTGCCTGTGAAAGGATTGTATAAAGATTTTGTTGCTGCCCAGCAAGCTGCTATTAGTGCAGGTGTACTAGATAACAACGCCTTAATACATGATAATGGTGAAGTTATTACTTTTGAAAACGGTAAGTTAGTAGATAACTTTGTTAAGGCAACCTTTAATCGTACATCTTCAATTGGTGATAGAAACTTTAATACTATTAAATCAACAGAAAACCTAATCAAAACTGGTGATGTTTATGTTGATGGAATTGGTGTTGGTGATATTGGTGCCATTGTGATTAATGAGCGTAAGCAATTACAACGTGATGGTGTATTAATTACTGGTGTTACGATTGACCGTAAGACTAAAGAAATTATTTCTTTAATTGATGCGCAAATGCGTGGTGTTATTTATTTAACTAACAATGAAGGAATGCTAAAAAGTATCCAAAAAATTATTATTAATGTTATTGAAAAGTATAAAGCAAGCAATACATTTAGTATTAATGAAGTTAAAAATAAAATGCGTAATGATTTGCAAGATTATATTAAAAAAGAAACTGGAAAATTACCGATGATTTTAACAGTTATTAATGAAATTTAA
- a CDS encoding polyribonucleotide nucleotidyltransferase, producing MSKQKFNLTVGQYDLTVVLGTMANLAEKSVKISYGDTVVLTTVAYNEHLNNQDFFPLQIVFQEKLYSVGKIPGGFLKREGRPSEYATLCARLIDRSIRPLFPNGFVNEVQVVNNVFALDDNCDVRINAAFGTSLALSLSSLPFQGPSATVVVGKINDQLILNPSQEQLLVSAMELIVGGTKDAINMVEAGCHDISEKDMIKALKFAHDEIIKLIIFQETIIKAITPTKFEPTLVLVPNVIKEYVKTHCATAIAKISTTADKKVRGNLIKDLLTTTFDSFKISQPEFLLTTNEATVTHNLRKSIEALLQTTMRAMILKENKRIDGRGPDEIRKLTSMVDILPIVHGSAMFNRGETQVLSILTLGALAEHQIIDGLGKEEYKRFIHHYNFPPFSVGETGRMGVPSRREIGHGALGEKALLQVIPQEKDFPYMIRLVSEVLASNGSTSQAAICASSMALMAGGVPTRAAIAGIAMGLIKENKDFVVLTDIQGLEDHLGDMDFKVAGTSEGICALQMDIKIVGIDFNIITQALEKARIARLQVLENMNQVIKAPRTILAANAPKVIMKQIPVDKIRDIIGSGGKVINKIIADCDNVKIDIEDDGRIILYHNNQSVINKALSIIESIVFPVQIEVGSTFAAKVVKIAKFGAFVNLKDKIDGLVHISQFSKMFDKRINDLNDFVKINDIIKVRVVKVEDNGKLSLEIIG from the coding sequence ATGTCAAAACAAAAATTTAATTTGACAGTTGGTCAATATGATTTAACTGTTGTTCTGGGGACTATGGCTAATTTAGCAGAAAAATCAGTAAAAATTAGTTATGGTGATACTGTAGTTTTAACTACCGTTGCTTATAATGAACATCTTAATAATCAGGATTTTTTTCCATTACAAATTGTATTTCAAGAAAAACTATATTCGGTTGGAAAAATTCCTGGTGGATTTCTAAAACGAGAAGGTCGCCCTAGTGAATATGCGACACTATGTGCAAGATTAATTGACCGTTCAATTCGTCCCTTGTTTCCTAACGGTTTTGTTAATGAAGTACAAGTAGTAAATAATGTTTTTGCTTTAGATGACAACTGTGATGTTCGTATTAATGCTGCCTTTGGAACATCATTAGCATTATCTTTAAGTAGTTTACCGTTCCAAGGACCAAGTGCAACAGTAGTAGTGGGAAAAATTAATGACCAATTAATCTTAAATCCTAGTCAAGAGCAATTGTTAGTTTCAGCAATGGAATTAATTGTTGGCGGAACCAAAGATGCGATTAATATGGTGGAAGCGGGATGTCATGACATTAGCGAAAAAGATATGATTAAAGCTTTAAAATTTGCCCATGATGAAATCATTAAATTAATTATTTTTCAAGAAACAATTATTAAAGCAATAACTCCTACTAAATTTGAACCAACATTAGTGTTAGTTCCTAATGTAATTAAAGAGTATGTTAAAACTCATTGTGCTACTGCCATTGCTAAAATTAGTACGACTGCTGATAAAAAAGTTCGTGGTAATTTAATTAAAGATTTATTAACAACAACTTTTGATAGTTTTAAAATTTCACAACCAGAATTCTTATTAACTACTAATGAAGCAACAGTAACTCATAACCTTCGTAAAAGCATTGAAGCATTATTACAAACAACAATGCGGGCAATGATTTTAAAAGAAAACAAACGAATTGATGGCAGAGGTCCTGATGAGATTAGAAAACTAACAAGTATGGTTGATATCTTACCTATTGTGCACGGTAGTGCAATGTTTAATCGTGGTGAAACACAAGTTCTTTCAATTTTAACGTTAGGTGCTTTAGCTGAACATCAAATTATTGATGGTTTAGGTAAAGAAGAGTACAAACGTTTTATTCATCATTATAATTTCCCACCATTTTCTGTTGGTGAAACAGGAAGAATGGGAGTGCCGTCACGGCGCGAAATTGGTCATGGTGCCCTTGGTGAAAAAGCATTATTACAAGTTATTCCGCAAGAAAAAGATTTTCCATACATGATTCGATTAGTATCAGAAGTTCTTGCATCTAATGGTTCAACATCACAAGCAGCGATTTGTGCTTCATCAATGGCATTGATGGCCGGTGGTGTTCCAACGAGAGCAGCGATTGCTGGAATTGCGATGGGATTAATTAAAGAAAATAAAGATTTCGTAGTACTAACAGATATTCAAGGTTTAGAAGATCATTTAGGTGATATGGACTTTAAAGTAGCTGGCACAAGTGAAGGAATTTGTGCACTACAAATGGATATTAAAATTGTAGGCATTGATTTTAACATTATTACGCAAGCTTTAGAAAAAGCTAGGATTGCTAGATTACAAGTGTTAGAAAACATGAATCAGGTTATTAAAGCACCGCGAACTATTTTAGCTGCAAATGCACCTAAAGTAATTATGAAACAAATTCCTGTTGATAAAATTCGTGATATTATTGGTTCTGGCGGTAAAGTTATTAATAAAATTATTGCTGATTGTGATAATGTTAAAATTGATATTGAAGATGATGGTCGTATTATACTGTATCATAATAACCAAAGTGTAATTAATAAAGCATTAAGTATTATTGAAAGTATTGTTTTTCCTGTGCAAATTGAAGTAGGCTCGACATTTGCTGCTAAAGTTGTGAAAATTGCTAAATTTGGTGCCTTTGTTAACTTAAAAGATAAGATTGATGGTTTAGTTCATATATCACAATTTTCAAAAATGTTTGATAAACGCATTAATGATTTAAATGACTTTGTTAAAATTAATGATATAATAAAAGTTCGGGTAGTTAAGGTTGAAGATAACGGTAAACTTAGTTTAGAAATTATTGGTTAG
- a CDS encoding rhodanese-like domain-containing protein gives MLKNKQPSPNTKVELSNKEFDKMKVGALLIDVRDVGEYQVLKKITNTDDKNMNIITICNAGHRSTAAAISLREQGYPNAYVLKNGVYGYYRK, from the coding sequence ATGCTGAAAAATAAACAGCCATCACCTAACACCAAAGTGGAACTATCAAATAAAGAATTTGACAAAATGAAAGTAGGAGCACTACTAATTGATGTTCGTGATGTTGGTGAATATCAAGTTCTTAAAAAAATTACAAACACTGATGATAAAAATATGAACATTATCACTATTTGCAATGCAGGACATCGCTCAACAGCAGCAGCTATTAGCTTACGTGAGCAAGGTTATCCTAATGCTTATGTATTAAAAAACGGAGTTTATGGTTACTATCGTAAATAA
- a CDS encoding Spx/MgsR family RNA polymerase-binding regulatory protein, which translates to MIKIYVSPSCLSSKKVIQFFEKHKIPYIKRNIINNPLTDTEIKLLLRFVPNGVGDIISTRAKFIKTHAINIEKLTMLQVFDLIKTSPTVLKRPIIVQENKQRIQIGYNEDEIELFLRGSIENEFEDSCEIF; encoded by the coding sequence ATGATTAAAATATACGTTTCTCCAAGTTGTTTATCGTCAAAAAAAGTTATTCAATTTTTTGAAAAACATAAAATTCCATATATTAAACGTAACATAATTAATAACCCATTAACAGACACTGAAATTAAATTATTGTTAAGATTTGTACCTAATGGTGTCGGAGATATTATTTCAACAAGAGCAAAATTTATTAAAACACATGCTATTAATATTGAAAAATTAACAATGTTACAAGTGTTTGATTTAATTAAAACTTCTCCAACAGTTTTAAAACGTCCTATTATCGTACAAGAAAATAAACAAAGAATTCAAATTGGTTATAATGAAGATGAAATTGAATTATTTCTTCGCGGTTCTATTGAAAATGAATTTGAAGATTCTTGTGAGATATTTTAA
- the trpS gene encoding tryptophan--tRNA ligase, producing the protein MARVISGITSTGKLTLGNYLGAINNFLKLQDDHQLLIFVANLHGLTLPINPQTLRENIRDIAAWYFAAGINPTKSHIFIQSDVLAHTQLGYILLCHSYLGELERMTQFKDKSQKATNQNKTLSIPSGILVYPTLMAADILLYDADFVPVGVDQTQHLELTRTLATRMNNLHKTKLFKIPEAIFDKQAQKIMSLQEPTKKMSKSDENIKNVIFLNDSETEVTNKIKKAVTDCEDIIKYDIENKPGVSNLLSIYASITKQDMKTCEKYFANQNYGFLKSEVIKVVNGLLTPMQKKHDELVNIKSFQLTEFLEQGAKIANQIANQKLTLVQDTIGLNYLVSKNKK; encoded by the coding sequence ATGGCTCGTGTTATATCAGGAATAACTAGTACTGGAAAACTAACTCTAGGTAACTACTTAGGTGCAATTAATAATTTTTTAAAACTTCAAGATGACCACCAACTTTTAATTTTTGTTGCCAATTTACATGGTTTAACACTGCCCATTAATCCACAAACATTACGAGAAAACATTAGAGACATTGCCGCATGATATTTTGCTGCTGGTATTAATCCTACTAAATCACACATCTTTATCCAATCTGATGTTTTAGCTCATACGCAACTAGGTTATATTTTACTATGTCATAGTTATTTAGGCGAGTTAGAACGGATGACACAATTCAAAGATAAAAGTCAAAAAGCTACTAATCAAAATAAAACTTTAAGTATTCCTTCTGGAATTCTTGTGTATCCAACATTAATGGCTGCTGATATTTTATTATACGATGCTGATTTCGTTCCGGTTGGTGTTGACCAAACTCAACATTTAGAATTAACTAGAACACTTGCTACAAGAATGAATAATCTCCATAAAACTAAATTATTCAAAATCCCAGAAGCAATTTTTGACAAACAAGCACAAAAAATTATGAGTTTACAAGAACCTACTAAAAAAATGTCAAAGTCAGATGAAAATATTAAAAATGTTATATTTCTAAATGACAGTGAAACAGAAGTAACAAATAAAATTAAAAAGGCTGTTACCGATTGCGAAGATATTATTAAATACGACATTGAAAATAAACCTGGTGTCAGTAACCTATTAAGTATTTATGCTAGTATTACCAAGCAAGACATGAAAACTTGCGAAAAATATTTTGCTAATCAAAACTATGGATTTTTAAAATCAGAAGTTATTAAAGTAGTTAATGGTTTATTAACACCTATGCAAAAAAAACATGATGAACTAGTTAATATAAAATCATTTCAATTAACAGAATTTTTAGAACAAGGAGCTAAAATTGCTAATCAGATTGCTAACCAAAAATTAACCTTAGTCCAAGATACGATTGGTCTTAATTATTTAGTCAGTAAAAATAAAAAATAG
- a CDS encoding Cof-type HAD-IIB family hydrolase translates to MAIQRRNMDQKHLILCDLDGTILKSGGREIHPNTKKALLQATKQGHIVCIVTGRPYRGSIKFYRELGLNTLLCNFNGGHIHDPKVKQFKRLVFPISESIVKSILNESYIYNQIENSVIEYYNKAVCWKKDDFFETYFHLDTIENDTFTISKLIRDWKGSANAILIQFKDETNLDEVYRVLEKYSNAIKVNTWTRYDNGSLIFEISSKFINKGMTARILAQYYNIDIRDVVAYGDEINDIEMLMTVGYGVTMKNGNIVIKSIANDITKKTNDEGGVGDHLSNFLSLNEENEIKI, encoded by the coding sequence ATGGCAATCCAACGTCGTAATATGGATCAAAAACATTTAATCTTATGTGACCTTGATGGAACAATATTAAAAAGTGGAGGAAGAGAAATCCATCCCAATACTAAAAAAGCTTTATTACAAGCTACAAAACAAGGACATATTGTTTGTATTGTGACAGGAAGACCATATCGTGGATCAATTAAGTTTTATCGTGAACTAGGTCTTAATACTTTATTATGTAACTTTAATGGTGGCCACATTCATGACCCGAAAGTTAAACAATTCAAACGATTAGTATTTCCTATTTCCGAGAGTATTGTTAAAAGTATTTTAAATGAATCATATATCTATAACCAAATTGAAAATTCAGTTATTGAATATTATAATAAAGCGGTATGTTGAAAAAAAGATGATTTCTTTGAAACTTATTTCCATTTAGATACTATTGAAAATGATACCTTTACGATTAGTAAATTAATTAGAGATTGAAAGGGTAGTGCTAATGCTATCTTAATTCAATTTAAAGATGAGACTAATCTTGATGAAGTATACCGAGTACTTGAAAAATATTCTAATGCAATTAAAGTTAATACATGAACACGTTATGATAATGGTAGTTTAATTTTTGAAATCTCAAGTAAGTTTATTAATAAGGGGATGACTGCGCGTATCTTAGCACAATACTACAATATTGATATTAGGGATGTCGTTGCTTATGGAGATGAAATCAACGATATAGAAATGTTAATGACTGTTGGTTATGGTGTGACTATGAAGAATGGTAATATCGTTATTAAAAGTATTGCTAATGACATTACTAAAAAAACTAATGATGAAGGTGGTGTTGGTGACCATTTATCAAATTTTTTAAGTTTAAATGAAGAAAATGAAATAAAAATTTAA
- a CDS encoding hemolysin family protein, whose translation MESNWYIYTIILVILLFLSSFYSSAETSLTSLNVIRIKSIGKLRSKKNHRANTVFKLVKNYNTTLTTILIGNTLINVAIGTLSTILFIDSLNLPTYGPLISTLVSATVVLIIGEIIPKSVAKLHPEAVALNYAYILYTLNIIFYPFTFIFKLFQIKSKKPTSSEQELIELISIIEREGVIEKAERDLIESAIKFDEKSVFQAMHPKSKIKYIYDDTLPKTIKQLYLEEKYSRIPVIDRNNDNVIGILNIKEFIINMLENENPDLLKLMLPPIFISKRAKLNEALELLQSERMHLAIVCNNKEKKDFSGIITLEDILEELVGEIYDETDEIGLIQEVGTHKFRVDGSSKLEVLFKRYLKKKPPNSNNQTVQEWYMMKTKEKKVRKSSPVFKFRNFSFKVVKVKKEYAVFEVEIFTNKKIKNEWE comes from the coding sequence ATGGAAAGTAATTGGTACATTTATACAATCATATTAGTAATTCTATTATTTTTAAGTAGTTTCTATTCATCAGCAGAAACTTCTTTAACCTCATTAAACGTTATTAGAATTAAATCAATTGGTAAATTACGTAGCAAAAAAAATCATCGTGCTAATACTGTTTTTAAATTAGTAAAAAATTATAATACAACTTTAACAACTATTTTAATTGGTAATACATTAATTAATGTTGCCATTGGTACTTTAAGTACAATTTTATTTATTGATAGTTTAAATTTACCAACTTATGGGCCATTAATTTCAACTTTAGTTTCTGCTACTGTCGTTTTAATTATTGGTGAAATTATTCCCAAAAGTGTTGCTAAATTACATCCTGAGGCAGTGGCGTTAAATTATGCTTATATTTTATATACACTGAATATTATTTTTTATCCTTTTACTTTTATCTTTAAATTATTTCAAATTAAAAGTAAAAAACCAACTAGTTCAGAACAAGAATTAATTGAATTAATTTCAATTATTGAACGAGAAGGAGTAATTGAAAAAGCAGAACGCGATTTAATTGAATCAGCAATTAAATTTGATGAAAAATCTGTGTTTCAAGCTATGCATCCCAAAAGTAAAATCAAATATATTTATGATGATACTCTTCCTAAAACAATTAAACAACTGTATCTAGAAGAAAAGTACAGTCGCATTCCAGTTATAGATCGTAATAATGATAATGTAATTGGAATTTTGAATATTAAAGAATTTATTATTAACATGTTAGAAAATGAAAATCCTGATTTATTAAAATTAATGTTACCACCCATTTTTATTTCAAAACGTGCAAAGTTAAATGAAGCATTGGAATTACTGCAAAGTGAAAGAATGCACTTAGCTATTGTGTGTAATAATAAAGAAAAGAAAGATTTTAGCGGAATTATTACCTTAGAAGATATTCTTGAAGAATTAGTTGGTGAAATTTATGATGAAACTGATGAAATTGGTTTAATTCAAGAAGTTGGAACCCATAAGTTTCGTGTTGACGGTTCATCAAAATTAGAAGTATTGTTCAAACGTTATTTAAAGAAAAAACCACCTAATAGCAATAATCAAACTGTCCAAGAATGATATATGATGAAAACTAAAGAAAAGAAAGTTCGAAAGAGTAGTCCTGTCTTTAAATTTCGTAACTTTTCATTTAAAGTAGTGAAAGTAAAAAAAGAATATGCTGTCTTTGAAGTAGAAATATTTACTAACAAAAAAATTAAAAATGAATGAGAATAA
- the rdgB gene encoding RdgB/HAM1 family non-canonical purine NTP pyrophosphatase, with amino-acid sequence MITKTLWFASNNPGKIMELKAMLAPYGYEIKSILDLRSPIEINETGSSFSENAVLKAKTLARLVNTPVIGDDSGLEILSLNNFPGIHSARWKGSMSYHEAMVDILEQMKGHSDRSAMFISAIAYVDLNHSISKTFIGKLEGEITTEIKGNYGFGYDQIFYIPSQHTTLGEMTLEDKNKISHRYSALSQLLKFLETLK; translated from the coding sequence ATGATTACTAAAACATTATGATTTGCTTCAAACAATCCAGGCAAAATTATGGAATTAAAAGCTATGTTAGCACCATATGGGTATGAAATTAAATCAATTTTAGATCTTAGGTCACCAATTGAAATTAATGAAACAGGGAGTTCATTTTCCGAGAATGCTGTTTTAAAAGCAAAAACTTTAGCACGGTTAGTTAATACTCCTGTAATTGGCGATGATTCAGGATTGGAAATTTTATCATTAAATAATTTTCCTGGTATTCATTCAGCACGTTGAAAAGGCAGTATGTCTTATCATGAAGCTATGGTTGATATTTTAGAACAAATGAAAGGCCATAGTGACCGTAGTGCCATGTTTATTTCAGCAATTGCTTATGTTGATTTAAATCATAGTATTAGCAAAACTTTTATTGGTAAATTGGAAGGTGAAATTACAACAGAAATTAAAGGTAATTATGGTTTTGGGTATGATCAAATCTTTTATATTCCATCACAACATACCACATTAGGAGAAATGACGTTAGAAGATAAAAATAAGATTTCTCATCGTTATTCAGCGCTTAGTCAATTGTTAAAGTTTTTAGAAACATTAAAATAA
- a CDS encoding cob(I)yrinic acid a,c-diamide adenosyltransferase, translating to MRFLKNRPSGKIAFFKSNTKVKIESFYESSQKFFWEMDEKEKTILKQETNEGLQRLAILSQSDIIDLIVVDEILGCIQNNLIKEQDLIKILKNKKPNIEIAISGRYASFALEQVADLISEVKPIKHYFEQGQIAREGIDY from the coding sequence TTGCGATTTTTAAAGAATCGTCCGTCGGGCAAAATTGCCTTTTTTAAAAGTAATACTAAAGTTAAAATTGAAAGTTTTTATGAATCATCACAAAAATTTTTTTGAGAAATGGATGAGAAAGAAAAAACTATTTTAAAACAAGAAACTAATGAAGGACTACAACGCTTAGCAATTTTAAGTCAAAGTGATATTATTGATTTAATTGTTGTTGACGAAATCTTAGGATGCATTCAAAATAATTTAATTAAAGAGCAAGATTTAATTAAAATTTTAAAAAATAAAAAACCAAATATTGAAATTGCCATATCAGGACGATATGCTTCATTTGCTTTAGAACAAGTTGCTGATTTAATTAGTGAAGTTAAACCAATTAAACATTACTTTGAACAAGGTCAAATTGCACGGGAAGGAATTGATTATTAA
- a CDS encoding cob(I)yrinic acid a,c-diamide adenosyltransferase: protein MLEKGYVHIYKGKGKTTILNGMVVRALGNKLNVIVTCDF, encoded by the coding sequence ATGTTAGAAAAAGGTTATGTTCATATTTACAAAGGTAAAGGCAAGACAACAATCCTTAATGGAATGGTTGTGCGTGCGCTTGGTAATAAACTCAATGTTATAGTTACTTGCGATTTTTAA